A window of Rhizobium acidisoli contains these coding sequences:
- a CDS encoding four helix bundle protein, with the protein MAIDLAVDCYQLTKGFPKEEIYGLTAQIRRAASSIAANIAEGHGRELTGSFIQFLRISQGSLKELETHMLISHRIGLIDEGEFRQMTGKCDEIGRMIRALIRSLQEK; encoded by the coding sequence ATGGCGATCGATCTCGCGGTGGATTGCTATCAACTGACCAAAGGGTTTCCCAAGGAGGAGATTTACGGTCTGACGGCTCAGATACGCAGGGCGGCAAGTTCGATTGCCGCCAATATAGCTGAAGGACACGGCCGTGAGCTCACGGGAAGTTTCATACAGTTTCTGCGTATCTCTCAAGGTTCGCTGAAAGAATTGGAAACGCATATGCTCATCTCTCATCGCATCGGTCTGATCGACGAGGGTGAGTTCAGGCAGATGACCGGAAAATGCGACGAAATCGGACGAATGATTCGAGCGCTGATACGGAGTCTCCAGGAGAAATGA
- a CDS encoding NADH-quinone oxidoreductase subunit A, producing the protein MTELLSSYIPIAIFIAIALVIGLALLIAPFAVAFKAPDSEKLSAYECGFNAFDDARMKFDIRFYLVSILFIIFDLEVAFLFPWAVSFGAIGWFGFWSMMVFLFVLTIGFIYEWKKGALEWE; encoded by the coding sequence ATGACTGAACTGCTCAGTTCCTATATTCCGATCGCTATCTTCATCGCTATCGCGCTCGTTATCGGCCTGGCGCTGCTCATTGCGCCGTTCGCCGTCGCTTTCAAAGCGCCCGATTCGGAAAAGCTCTCGGCTTACGAATGCGGCTTCAACGCGTTCGACGACGCCCGCATGAAGTTCGATATTCGCTTCTACCTCGTGTCGATCCTCTTCATCATCTTCGACCTCGAAGTCGCCTTCCTCTTCCCCTGGGCCGTTTCCTTCGGCGCCATCGGCTGGTTCGGCTTCTGGTCCATGATGGTCTTCCTCTTCGTGCTGACCATCGGCTTTATCTATGAATGGAAAAAGGGAGCCCTGGAATGGGAGTGA
- a CDS encoding NADH-quinone oxidoreductase subunit C: protein MSEALTELASYLGEARGNLIAASQMKYGELTLTTTGENLIALLTFLRDDAKCGFVNLIDICGVDWPQRELRFDVVYHLLSPKQNVRIRVKVATDEDTPVPSACAVHPGADWFERETWDMYGVLFTGHPDLRRILTDYGFEGHPLRKDFPTTGFVEVRYDDAAKRVVYEPVELKQEFRNFDFMSPWEGTEYVLPGDEKAKQ from the coding sequence ATGAGTGAAGCCCTGACTGAGCTTGCGTCCTACCTTGGCGAAGCGCGCGGCAATCTGATCGCCGCATCGCAGATGAAGTATGGCGAGCTGACGCTGACGACGACGGGTGAAAACCTGATCGCGCTTCTGACCTTCCTGCGTGACGACGCCAAATGCGGTTTCGTCAACCTGATCGATATTTGCGGCGTCGACTGGCCGCAGCGCGAGCTGCGTTTCGACGTCGTCTATCACCTGCTGTCGCCGAAGCAGAATGTGCGCATCCGCGTCAAGGTCGCGACCGACGAAGATACGCCGGTTCCCTCGGCCTGTGCCGTCCATCCCGGCGCTGACTGGTTCGAGCGCGAAACCTGGGACATGTACGGCGTGCTCTTCACCGGCCATCCGGATCTGCGTCGCATCCTGACCGACTACGGCTTCGAAGGCCATCCGCTGCGCAAGGACTTCCCGACGACAGGTTTCGTCGAGGTCCGCTACGACGACGCCGCCAAGCGAGTCGTCTATGAGCCGGTCGAGCTCAAACAGGAATTCCGCAATTTCGATTTCATGTCGCCTTGGGAAGGTACCGAATACGTGCTGCCCGGCGACGAAAAAGCGAAGCAGTAA
- a CDS encoding glutathione peroxidase: MAGNVLDIPVKSVDGRETTLSEYKGRVLLIVNVASKCGLTVQYEGLEKLYGEKRERGFVIAAFPANDFKGQEPGTDAEILDFCTSTYDVTFPIFSKISVKGETQHPLYRQLTKSGVKTTGDGPMRERLKSHGISGGDEDDILWNFEKFLIGRDGKIAARFAPDVTADDSRLVSAVDKELAKG, from the coding sequence GTGGCGGGCAATGTGCTGGATATCCCTGTCAAATCAGTGGATGGTCGTGAAACCACACTCAGCGAATACAAGGGCAGGGTGCTGCTGATCGTCAACGTCGCCTCGAAATGCGGGCTGACCGTTCAATATGAGGGCCTCGAAAAGCTCTACGGCGAAAAGCGCGAGCGCGGCTTCGTCATCGCCGCTTTCCCCGCCAACGACTTCAAGGGCCAGGAGCCCGGCACCGACGCCGAGATCCTCGACTTCTGCACCAGCACCTACGACGTCACCTTCCCGATCTTCTCGAAGATTTCGGTCAAGGGCGAGACCCAGCACCCGCTCTACCGGCAACTGACCAAATCGGGCGTGAAGACCACAGGTGACGGCCCGATGCGCGAACGCCTGAAATCCCACGGCATATCGGGCGGCGACGAGGATGACATTCTCTGGAACTTCGAAAAATTCCTGATCGGCCGCGACGGCAAAATCGCCGCCCGATTCGCCCCTGATGTGACGGCCGATGATTCGCGGCTGGTTTCGGCGGTGGATAAGGAACTGGCGAAGGGGTGA
- a CDS encoding NuoB/complex I 20 kDa subunit family protein, translated as MGVSPVSNQPLVAQQPKGIIDPSTGKPIGSNDAFFGEINNELADKGFLVTSTDELINWARTGSLMWMTFGLACCAVEMMQLSMPRYDVERFGFAPRASPRQSDVMIVAGTLTNKMAPALRKVYDQMPEPRYVISMGSCANGGGYYHYSYSVVRGCDRIVPIDIYVPGCPPTAEALLYGVLLLQKKIRRTGTIER; from the coding sequence ATGGGAGTGAGCCCTGTGAGCAATCAGCCGCTGGTCGCCCAGCAGCCGAAGGGGATCATCGATCCCTCCACCGGCAAGCCGATCGGCAGCAATGACGCGTTTTTCGGCGAGATCAACAATGAGCTTGCCGACAAGGGTTTCCTCGTCACCTCGACCGACGAGCTGATTAACTGGGCCCGTACGGGCTCGCTGATGTGGATGACCTTCGGTCTTGCCTGCTGCGCTGTCGAAATGATGCAGCTGTCGATGCCGCGTTACGACGTCGAGCGCTTCGGTTTTGCGCCGCGCGCCTCGCCGCGCCAGTCCGACGTGATGATCGTCGCCGGCACGCTTACCAACAAGATGGCGCCTGCGCTCCGCAAGGTCTACGACCAGATGCCCGAGCCGCGCTACGTCATCTCGATGGGCTCCTGCGCCAATGGCGGCGGTTACTACCACTATTCCTATTCTGTGGTGCGCGGCTGCGACCGCATCGTACCGATCGATATCTACGTGCCGGGCTGTCCCCCCACGGCGGAGGCGCTGCTCTACGGCGTGCTTCTGCTGCAGAAGAAGATCCGGCGCACCGGCACGATCGAACGCTAA